Proteins from a single region of Calliphora vicina unplaced genomic scaffold, idCalVici1.1 scaffold_15, whole genome shotgun sequence:
- the LOC135963017 gene encoding uncharacterized protein LOC135963017, which produces MVWYGMVWYGMVWYGMVWYGMVWYGMVWYGMVWYGMVWYGMVWYGMVWYGMVWYGMVWYGMVWYGMVWYGMVWYGMVWYGMVWYGMVWYGMVWYGMVWYGMVWYGMVWYGMVWYGMVWYGMVWYGMVWYGMVWYGMVWYGMVWYGMVWYGMVWYGMVWYGMVWYGMVWYGMVWYGMVWYGMVWYGMVWYGMVWYGMVWYGMVWYGMVWYGMVWYGNGMVMVW; this is translated from the coding sequence atggtatggtatggtatggtatggtatggtatggtatggtatggtatggtatggtatggtatggtatggtatggtatggtatggtatggtatggtatggtatggtatggtatggtatggtatggtatggtatggtatggtatggtatggtatggtatggtatggtatggtatggtatggtatggtatggtatggtatggtatggtatggtatggtatggtatggtatggtatggtatggtatggtatggtatggtatggtatggtatggtatggtatggtatggtatggtatggtatggtatggtatggtatggtatggtatggtatggtatggtatggtatggtatggtatggtatggtatggtatggtatggtatggtatggtatggtatggtatggtatggtatggtatggtatggtatggtatggtatggtatggtatggtatggtatggtatggtatggtatggtatggtatggtatggtatggtatggtatggtatggtatggtatggtatggtatggtatggtatggtatggtatggtatggtatggtatggtatggtatggtatggtatggtatggtatggtatggtatggtatggtatggtatggtatggtatggtatggtatggtatggtatggtaaTGGTATGGTAATGGTATGGTAA